A stretch of Myxococcus hansupus DNA encodes these proteins:
- a CDS encoding DUF1622 domain-containing protein encodes MEARFLVSLAAELMEWAGVGSMVLGALFALWMLATGKRLPGGETYRRFRLNLGRAILLGLEFLVAADIIRTVSQRPTLEGVLVLGLIVLIRTFLSFTLTVELEGRWPWQPREEESTAPAPPTSPPASPHHPAPPPPDAPRPVKH; translated from the coding sequence ATGGAAGCACGGTTCCTCGTCTCGCTTGCCGCCGAACTGATGGAGTGGGCAGGCGTGGGCAGCATGGTGCTGGGCGCCCTCTTCGCGCTGTGGATGCTCGCCACGGGCAAGCGGCTTCCCGGCGGTGAGACCTACCGCCGCTTCCGCCTCAACCTGGGCCGCGCCATCCTGCTCGGCCTGGAGTTCCTCGTCGCCGCCGACATCATCCGCACCGTGAGCCAGCGGCCCACGCTGGAAGGCGTGCTGGTGCTCGGGCTCATCGTCCTCATCCGGACCTTCCTCAGCTTCACGCTCACCGTGGAGCTGGAGGGGCGCTGGCCCTGGCAGCCCCGTGAGGAGGAATCCACGGCCCCGGCGCCCCCCACCTCGCCTCCGGCTTCCCCGCACCACCCCGCACCGCCGCCACCCGACGCACCACGTCCGGTGAAGCACTGA
- a CDS encoding DsbA family oxidoreductase yields the protein MSEPITLRVWSDYVCPWCYVGQVEVQKLKKEYDVQVDWRPFYLRPETPPEGLPLPDYVREKMKDPNNPLKLRAQAAGLALVMRDVIPSTRRAHEATEFAREQGRQEPFHAAVLRRYWIEGQDLWQWDTLRGAAQEAGLDPDALQRAVEGGRYTQVVEDSIQEARAMGVSAVPTFVLGERFGLQGAQEYPVFQEAMRRLGATPRAQP from the coding sequence ATGAGCGAGCCCATCACCCTCCGCGTCTGGTCCGATTACGTCTGTCCCTGGTGCTACGTCGGTCAGGTCGAGGTCCAGAAGCTGAAGAAGGAGTACGACGTCCAAGTGGACTGGCGTCCCTTCTACCTCCGCCCGGAGACGCCCCCCGAGGGCCTGCCCCTGCCCGACTACGTCCGCGAGAAGATGAAGGACCCGAACAACCCGCTGAAGCTCCGGGCCCAGGCAGCCGGGCTCGCCCTGGTGATGCGGGACGTCATCCCCTCCACCCGCCGCGCCCACGAGGCGACCGAGTTCGCCCGGGAGCAGGGCCGGCAGGAGCCGTTCCACGCCGCCGTGCTGCGCCGCTACTGGATTGAGGGCCAGGACCTCTGGCAGTGGGACACGCTCCGAGGCGCCGCGCAGGAAGCGGGCCTGGACCCGGACGCACTGCAACGCGCCGTGGAGGGCGGCCGCTACACGCAAGTCGTGGAGGACTCCATCCAGGAGGCGCGCGCCATGGGCGTCAGCGCGGTGCCCACCTTCGTCCTCGGGGAGCGCTTCGGCCTCCAGGGCGCGCAGGAGTACCCCGTGTTCCAGGAGGCCATGCGGCGCCTGGGCGCGACGCCTCGCGCACAGCCCTGA
- the mltG gene encoding endolytic transglycosylase MltG, with amino-acid sequence MKRILWVLGAAFVLLAASGAGAFFWFEQQAHAAAAPPGADVVEFTVPKGATGRGLGTLLASQGLIRDARVWRWHLFRRGGFAPKAGRHEISPSMTLAELATELEDNPIPEDVPFVVVEGWRLRDTDAALAAAGHIKAGAYIAAASKPQDFTAPFPLPSTGTLEGYLYPETYGVIPGKFDVKALIQRQIDAFAQRFYAPNRDGITKSGRTLHEVVVMASMLEREEPLPDQRPLVAGILWKRVDKGFPLGVDATSRYELAQWNDRGAFLKRLRDPQDPYNTRHKKGLPPGPIGAPTVASLQAAMAPKPSEYWYYLHDAQRILRPSRNAEEHEALRRKYNVY; translated from the coding sequence ATGAAGCGGATTCTCTGGGTCCTGGGTGCAGCCTTCGTGCTGCTGGCGGCGTCCGGCGCGGGCGCCTTCTTCTGGTTCGAGCAGCAGGCACATGCCGCCGCGGCGCCTCCTGGCGCGGACGTGGTGGAGTTCACCGTGCCCAAGGGCGCCACCGGGCGTGGCCTGGGCACGCTGCTCGCGTCGCAGGGCCTCATCCGTGACGCACGGGTCTGGCGCTGGCACCTCTTCCGGCGCGGCGGCTTCGCGCCCAAGGCGGGCCGCCACGAAATCAGCCCCTCCATGACGCTGGCCGAGCTGGCCACCGAGCTGGAAGACAACCCGATTCCGGAGGACGTCCCCTTCGTCGTCGTCGAGGGCTGGCGCCTGCGCGACACGGACGCGGCGCTCGCGGCGGCGGGCCACATCAAGGCGGGCGCGTACATCGCCGCGGCCAGCAAGCCCCAGGACTTCACCGCGCCCTTCCCCCTGCCCTCCACGGGCACGCTGGAGGGCTACCTGTACCCGGAGACCTACGGCGTGATTCCGGGCAAGTTCGATGTGAAGGCGCTCATCCAGCGCCAGATTGACGCCTTCGCGCAGCGCTTCTACGCGCCCAACCGCGACGGCATCACGAAGAGCGGACGGACGCTGCACGAGGTGGTGGTGATGGCCTCCATGCTGGAGCGCGAGGAGCCGCTGCCCGATCAGCGCCCCCTCGTCGCCGGCATCCTGTGGAAGCGCGTGGACAAGGGCTTCCCGCTCGGCGTGGACGCGACGTCCCGGTATGAGCTGGCACAGTGGAATGACCGCGGCGCCTTCCTCAAGCGCCTGCGCGATCCGCAGGACCCGTACAACACCCGGCACAAGAAGGGCCTGCCTCCCGGCCCCATCGGCGCGCCGACCGTGGCGTCGCTCCAGGCCGCGATGGCGCCCAAGCCGAGCGAGTACTGGTACTACCTGCACGACGCGCAGCGCATCCTCCGCCCCTCGCGCAATGCCGAGGAGCACGAGGCGCTTCGCCGCAAGTACAACGTGTACTGA
- a CDS encoding enoyl-CoA hydratase/isomerase family protein, producing the protein MSAPVAEVLLEVEGAVATLTLNDTARRNVMTPELGDALRARVDALKVRGDVRAVVLTGAGGAFSAGGDLKMLERLRQASFEEARVFMLGFYARYLSVLELPVPVIAAVEGPAIGAGLCVALACDVCLVAEDSKLALNFVQLGLHPGMGATYLAPLRAGAQAGAELLLTGRRFDGKEAVRLGLALESAPSGQVLARAREVAGRIAANAPLAVRALKTRLGVDRAQLLRALEAEARFQAESYGSADLGEGLAAAAERRAPVFKGR; encoded by the coding sequence ATGTCCGCTCCTGTCGCCGAGGTTCTTCTCGAGGTGGAGGGTGCCGTCGCCACCCTCACCCTCAACGACACCGCCCGCCGTAACGTGATGACGCCCGAGCTGGGCGACGCGCTCCGTGCGCGGGTCGATGCGTTGAAGGTTCGCGGGGACGTCCGCGCCGTGGTGCTCACCGGCGCGGGCGGGGCCTTCTCCGCGGGCGGCGACTTGAAGATGCTGGAGCGTTTGCGCCAGGCGTCTTTCGAGGAGGCGCGCGTCTTCATGTTGGGCTTCTACGCGCGATATCTCAGCGTGCTGGAGCTCCCGGTGCCGGTCATCGCGGCGGTGGAGGGGCCGGCGATTGGCGCGGGGTTGTGCGTGGCGCTGGCGTGTGACGTGTGCCTCGTGGCCGAGGACTCGAAGCTGGCGCTCAACTTCGTCCAGTTGGGGCTGCACCCGGGCATGGGGGCCACGTATCTGGCGCCGCTCCGGGCCGGGGCGCAGGCGGGCGCGGAGCTGTTGCTCACGGGCCGCCGCTTCGATGGCAAGGAGGCGGTGCGGCTCGGGCTGGCGTTGGAGTCTGCGCCGTCAGGGCAGGTGCTCGCGCGGGCGCGGGAGGTGGCGGGGCGCATCGCCGCGAACGCGCCGCTCGCCGTGCGCGCGTTGAAGACGCGGTTGGGCGTCGACAGGGCGCAGCTTTTGCGGGCGCTGGAGGCCGAGGCGCGCTTCCAGGCGGAGAGCTACGGCAGCGCGGACCTGGGCGAGGGACTGGCGGCGGCGGCCGAGCGTCGCGCGCCGGTGTTCAAGGGGCGCTGA
- a CDS encoding DUF4142 domain-containing protein: protein MKHPLPGLVLAASLFAQSAPLAQSGMPDSPPPPQDTVSVQKGMATYRGYTAPTDEKALLDRLHHANQQEIKAGQLAQQRSQNPDVKAFGAIMMKAHTALDQKLTSYARSKGLKLADTPKAMNDAEETAQATAKATLDQLEVIRGAPFDSVYLSSQVAGHDSVLGMVHTAQKAMPKASPELAAMLMDLSKQVPAHRHQAWSMLGKLGGDTGVGGSGPAHPPPHPKP from the coding sequence ATGAAGCATCCCCTCCCGGGGCTCGTCCTCGCCGCCTCGCTGTTCGCCCAGAGCGCGCCGCTCGCGCAGTCCGGCATGCCTGACAGCCCCCCGCCCCCGCAGGACACCGTGTCCGTGCAGAAGGGCATGGCGACGTACCGCGGCTACACCGCGCCCACGGACGAGAAGGCGCTGCTCGACCGGCTGCACCACGCGAACCAACAGGAAATCAAGGCGGGCCAGCTCGCGCAGCAGCGCTCGCAGAATCCGGACGTGAAGGCCTTTGGCGCCATCATGATGAAGGCGCACACCGCGCTGGACCAGAAGCTCACGTCCTACGCGCGCAGCAAGGGCCTGAAGCTGGCGGACACCCCCAAGGCCATGAACGACGCCGAGGAGACCGCGCAGGCCACGGCGAAGGCGACCCTGGACCAGCTCGAGGTCATCCGCGGCGCGCCCTTCGACTCCGTCTATCTCTCCTCGCAGGTGGCGGGACACGACTCCGTCCTGGGCATGGTGCACACCGCCCAGAAGGCGATGCCCAAGGCCTCGCCCGAGCTGGCCGCGATGCTCATGGACCTGAGCAAGCAAGTGCCCGCGCACCGGCATCAGGCGTGGAGCATGCTGGGCAAGCTGGGAGGCGACACGGGCGTGGGCGGCTCGGGGCCCGCGCACCCCCCACCGCATCCGAAGCCGTGA
- a CDS encoding TIGR02266 family protein, which produces MDQGRRTTDRKAVGLLVKLKHETVGSFAEEFATNLSPGGMFIRSRTPQPVGTPVKFEVQIASGVRVLRGTAMVRWVREVNDPAGPPGMGLQFEELDTASRALVDMMMLSKPTAGSSAPGIQPLPAIAPSVAPSIAPSIAPAVAPAIAPAVAPLHRPAPVPPVQARPAPVPPRPAAPVAPVDAGGMALDSLFDDIEPAGGSPAPALDEPFDFSLSVDEPKTPPPSRVPVSYSPPPPSASDDVDIPLDELIASTPPPPIAGLEVDEPLPGFEFEIETPSTDAPVAMGLPLDEPPIEVGISLEVEPSSGSVGGSSLEFELDLGDAVAPPPRAPAPPPRVAPPPASASGGSAFDFDLDLGDAVPEPPRAPPPPPRAPPPPAPAAGGSAFDFDLDLGDAEPAAPMSPPPQRRAPAPPAPAPVSGGAFEFDLDLSDAEPAAPVAPPPPARPRAPAVPPPAPARPQSGGAFEFDLDLSEDVSDAPPPPPPRAPVAPPPAPAPVRAPPPPARGGAIDDFDLDLSEDVTEAPPVAPPPPPRAAPMPPPAPVPPPAAVRPPPPPPAVAAPPQGLPQVRREAPRAPEPVGTPTVLAPVAAKAVAQAPALDANGLPKTVFLPPPGPLSGTGPVIGIDLGTTNSCVALLSNGRPLVLRSREGYNTIPSVISLNAQNKLLVSHRAKNQLVLRPQHTIYGAKRLVGRPYDSAVVNQVRERFHYDIVPDSAGRAAVRLADTALSLEEVQAIILRECKEMAEAHLNQKVERAVVTVPAYYSEPQREAVRKSGVLAGLKVERILNEPTSAALAYGLNRELNKKVLVYDLGGGTFDATILKIEKNVFEVLGTGGDIFLGGIDFDNLIVDFLLARFQQTEGIAFTGDGIALSRVSDAAERAKMALSERSTFEVHIPMLMMDDSGRPRDLRVVMNRQELEKICEPLLSRTIDVVRDVLLDAKLKAAEVDDIILVGGMSRMPLVRDKLKALFGKGPQASVNADEAVALGAALYSGSVDKVSSVVLIDVLPMTVGVAMPGGVFKRVIERNSPLPAQRSFAINTTKDNEEALELSVFQGEDNHISANEYLGTVRIEGLPKGPKGAVRVAVTLKLDSECVLHVEAREYSTRKEVKATLATRYSPEELQKQLQVSKESVKAAEERRGADLKERAGGFWGFVKKALGRK; this is translated from the coding sequence ATGGATCAAGGCAGGCGCACCACGGACAGGAAGGCAGTTGGCCTGCTGGTGAAGCTGAAACATGAGACGGTGGGGAGCTTCGCGGAGGAGTTCGCCACCAACCTGAGCCCGGGTGGGATGTTCATCCGCTCGCGCACCCCACAGCCGGTGGGGACCCCCGTGAAGTTCGAGGTGCAGATCGCCAGTGGCGTGCGCGTGCTCCGTGGCACCGCGATGGTCCGCTGGGTCCGTGAGGTGAATGACCCCGCGGGGCCTCCAGGCATGGGTCTCCAGTTCGAGGAGCTGGACACGGCGAGCCGCGCGCTCGTCGACATGATGATGCTGAGCAAGCCCACCGCGGGCTCCTCGGCGCCTGGCATCCAGCCCCTGCCCGCGATTGCGCCGTCCGTGGCGCCGTCGATTGCGCCGTCCATCGCGCCCGCCGTGGCGCCCGCGATTGCGCCCGCCGTGGCGCCGTTGCACCGTCCGGCGCCCGTTCCTCCCGTGCAGGCCCGTCCCGCGCCCGTGCCGCCTCGGCCCGCCGCGCCGGTCGCGCCCGTTGACGCGGGAGGCATGGCGCTCGACTCCCTGTTCGATGACATCGAGCCCGCGGGAGGCAGCCCGGCGCCGGCGCTGGACGAGCCGTTCGACTTCTCGCTGTCCGTGGACGAACCGAAGACGCCGCCACCCAGCCGGGTGCCGGTGTCGTACTCGCCGCCTCCGCCCTCGGCCTCGGATGACGTGGACATTCCGCTCGACGAGCTCATCGCGAGCACGCCACCTCCGCCCATCGCGGGGCTGGAGGTGGACGAGCCACTTCCTGGCTTCGAATTCGAAATCGAGACCCCATCCACCGATGCCCCCGTGGCCATGGGCTTGCCGCTCGACGAGCCGCCCATCGAGGTCGGCATCTCGCTGGAGGTCGAACCGTCCTCCGGCTCCGTGGGTGGAAGTTCGCTGGAGTTCGAGCTGGACCTGGGCGACGCGGTGGCCCCTCCGCCGCGCGCGCCGGCCCCTCCGCCGCGCGTGGCGCCACCTCCGGCCTCAGCCTCGGGCGGAAGCGCGTTCGATTTCGACCTGGACCTGGGCGACGCGGTGCCCGAGCCGCCGCGTGCGCCACCTCCGCCTCCGCGCGCGCCGCCACCTCCGGCGCCTGCCGCGGGTGGAAGCGCGTTCGATTTCGACCTGGACCTGGGCGATGCGGAACCCGCGGCGCCCATGTCTCCGCCGCCGCAGCGTCGTGCGCCCGCGCCGCCCGCGCCCGCGCCGGTGTCGGGTGGTGCGTTCGAGTTCGACCTGGACCTGAGCGACGCCGAGCCCGCTGCTCCGGTGGCGCCGCCTCCTCCCGCGAGGCCACGTGCTCCCGCGGTGCCGCCGCCGGCACCTGCCAGGCCCCAGTCCGGGGGCGCGTTCGAATTCGACCTGGACCTGTCCGAAGACGTCAGCGATGCGCCGCCGCCTCCTCCTCCGCGAGCCCCCGTCGCGCCGCCGCCCGCCCCGGCCCCTGTCCGAGCACCACCTCCGCCCGCGCGGGGTGGCGCCATCGACGATTTCGACCTGGACCTGAGCGAGGACGTCACCGAAGCGCCGCCTGTCGCGCCTCCGCCTCCGCCGCGCGCGGCACCGATGCCGCCGCCCGCGCCCGTGCCGCCGCCCGCGGCGGTCCGGCCCCCGCCACCTCCGCCCGCCGTCGCGGCGCCGCCGCAGGGACTCCCCCAGGTTCGCCGCGAGGCGCCCCGGGCCCCCGAGCCGGTGGGGACACCCACGGTGCTCGCTCCCGTGGCCGCGAAGGCCGTCGCCCAGGCCCCCGCGCTCGACGCGAACGGTCTGCCCAAGACGGTGTTCCTGCCTCCGCCCGGGCCCCTGAGTGGCACGGGCCCGGTCATCGGCATCGACCTGGGGACCACCAACTCCTGCGTGGCGTTGCTCTCTAACGGCCGGCCGCTCGTGCTGCGCTCGCGCGAGGGCTACAACACCATCCCCTCCGTCATCTCGCTCAACGCGCAGAACAAGCTGCTCGTCAGCCACCGCGCGAAGAACCAGTTGGTGCTGCGTCCCCAGCACACCATCTACGGCGCGAAGCGGCTCGTGGGCCGTCCCTATGACAGCGCGGTGGTGAACCAGGTCCGCGAGCGCTTCCACTACGACATCGTCCCCGACTCCGCGGGCCGCGCGGCCGTGCGTCTGGCGGACACGGCGCTGTCGTTGGAAGAGGTGCAGGCCATCATCCTGCGCGAGTGCAAGGAGATGGCGGAGGCCCACCTCAACCAGAAGGTGGAGCGCGCGGTGGTGACGGTGCCCGCGTACTACTCCGAGCCGCAGCGTGAGGCGGTGCGCAAGTCCGGCGTCCTCGCGGGCCTCAAGGTGGAGCGCATCCTCAACGAGCCCACGTCCGCGGCGCTCGCCTATGGCCTCAACCGCGAGCTGAACAAGAAGGTCCTCGTCTACGACCTGGGCGGCGGTACCTTCGACGCCACGATCCTCAAAATCGAGAAGAACGTCTTCGAGGTGCTCGGCACCGGCGGCGACATCTTCCTGGGCGGTATCGACTTCGACAACCTCATCGTCGACTTCCTGTTGGCGCGCTTCCAGCAGACGGAGGGCATCGCCTTCACGGGAGATGGCATCGCCCTGTCGCGCGTGAGCGACGCGGCCGAGCGCGCGAAGATGGCGCTGTCCGAGCGCAGCACCTTCGAGGTCCACATCCCCATGTTGATGATGGACGACTCGGGCCGACCGCGTGACTTGCGCGTCGTCATGAACCGGCAGGAGCTGGAGAAGATTTGCGAGCCGTTGCTCAGCCGCACCATCGACGTGGTGCGCGACGTGCTCCTGGACGCGAAGCTGAAGGCCGCCGAGGTGGACGACATCATCCTCGTGGGTGGCATGAGCCGCATGCCGCTGGTGCGCGACAAGCTCAAGGCGCTCTTCGGCAAGGGCCCGCAGGCCAGCGTCAACGCGGATGAGGCGGTGGCCCTGGGCGCGGCGCTCTACTCGGGCTCGGTGGACAAGGTGAGCAGCGTGGTGCTCATCGACGTGTTGCCCATGACGGTGGGCGTGGCCATGCCCGGCGGCGTCTTCAAGCGCGTCATCGAGCGCAACAGCCCGTTGCCCGCGCAGCGCTCCTTCGCCATCAACACGACGAAGGACAACGAAGAGGCGCTCGAGCTGTCCGTCTTCCAGGGCGAGGACAACCACATCTCCGCCAACGAGTACCTGGGCACCGTGCGCATCGAGGGCCTGCCCAAGGGGCCCAAGGGGGCCGTGCGCGTGGCGGTGACCCTCAAGCTCGACTCCGAATGCGTGCTGCACGTGGAGGCGCGCGAGTACTCCACGCGCAAGGAAGTGAAGGCCACGCTGGCCACGCGCTACTCGCCCGAGGAGCTCCAGAAGCAGCTCCAGGTCAGCAAGGAGTCCGTGAAGGCCGCCGAGGAGCGCCGTGGCGCCGACCTCAAGGAGCGCGCCGGTGGCTTCTGGGGCTTCGTGAAGAAGGCGCTGGGCCGGAAGTAA
- a CDS encoding alpha/beta hydrolase family protein, with product MSLSLLAALALSATPAPAARPQPFTHHDMISMRRLSSPRVSPDGKQVAYVLRTTDMEANRGRTDLWLVGVDGNAAPRQLTSHPDADSEPTWAPDGKSLFFLSSRGGSSQVWRLPVDGGEAVAVTKLPLDVASYRLSPDGTRLAVALEVFPDCPTLECTPQREEERAKRKATGRSYDKLFARHWDTWKDGRRSHVFVVPVAGGAPVDVMKGMDADSPSKPFGGAEEFTFTPDNKSIVFAARDVGRAEAWSTDLDLFVAPIDGKAKPRKLTEKNRATDTSPVFSPDGKTLAYLAMSRPGFEADRYRVILRTWPGGQERVLAEEWDRSVGGLAWSADGKSLIVSAGDVGQHPIFALDVDTGKPTRLLKDGFADGAQPAAGGRIVYVYDDLDSPADLHVMNADGSGSRQLTQVNQDTLARVRFGDFEQFSFPGWNNETVHAYVVKPVNFDPKKKYPLAFLIHGGPQGSFGNHFHYRWNPQVYAGRGYVAVMVDFHGSTGYGQGFTDSISDDWGGKPFEDLQKGLAAALKRYSFINQDKMCALGASYGGYMINWIAGNWPDGFKCLVNHDGILDERMGYFDTEELWFPEWEHKGTPWENPEGYRKHNPVDHVAKWKTPMMVIHGGQDFRVVETQGLGTFTALQRKGIPSKLLYFPEENHWVLRPANSVQWHDEVLGWLDQWTRK from the coding sequence TTGTCGCTGTCGCTACTCGCGGCCCTTGCCCTGAGCGCCACTCCGGCGCCGGCGGCCCGGCCCCAGCCGTTCACCCATCACGACATGATTTCCATGCGCCGGCTGAGCAGCCCGCGCGTCTCCCCGGACGGCAAGCAGGTGGCCTACGTCCTGCGCACCACGGACATGGAGGCCAACCGGGGCCGCACCGACTTGTGGCTCGTGGGCGTGGATGGAAACGCCGCGCCGCGTCAGCTCACCTCGCACCCGGACGCGGACTCCGAGCCCACCTGGGCGCCGGACGGCAAGAGCCTCTTCTTCCTGTCCTCGCGCGGCGGCTCCTCGCAGGTGTGGCGGCTGCCCGTGGACGGCGGCGAGGCCGTGGCGGTGACGAAGCTGCCGCTGGACGTGGCCTCCTACCGCCTGTCGCCGGACGGCACGCGGCTGGCCGTGGCGCTGGAGGTCTTCCCGGATTGCCCCACGCTGGAGTGCACGCCGCAGCGTGAAGAGGAGCGCGCCAAGCGCAAGGCCACCGGCCGCAGCTACGACAAGCTCTTCGCCCGTCACTGGGACACGTGGAAGGACGGGCGGCGCTCGCACGTCTTCGTCGTCCCCGTGGCCGGCGGCGCGCCCGTGGACGTGATGAAGGGCATGGACGCGGACAGCCCCTCCAAGCCCTTCGGCGGCGCGGAGGAGTTCACCTTCACGCCGGACAACAAGAGCATCGTCTTCGCCGCGCGCGACGTGGGCCGCGCCGAGGCGTGGTCCACGGACTTGGACCTCTTCGTCGCGCCGATTGACGGCAAGGCGAAGCCGCGCAAGCTGACGGAGAAGAACCGCGCCACCGACACCAGCCCCGTGTTCAGCCCGGACGGCAAGACGCTGGCCTACCTGGCCATGTCGCGCCCTGGCTTCGAGGCGGACCGCTACCGCGTCATCCTGCGCACGTGGCCGGGTGGCCAGGAGCGCGTGCTCGCCGAGGAGTGGGATCGCTCCGTCGGCGGCCTCGCGTGGAGCGCGGACGGGAAGTCGCTCATCGTGAGCGCCGGGGACGTGGGGCAGCACCCCATCTTCGCGTTGGACGTGGACACGGGGAAGCCCACCCGGTTGCTCAAGGACGGCTTCGCGGATGGCGCGCAGCCCGCGGCGGGTGGCCGCATCGTCTATGTCTACGACGACCTGGATTCGCCCGCGGACCTGCACGTGATGAACGCGGACGGTTCGGGTTCGCGTCAGCTCACGCAGGTGAACCAGGACACGCTGGCGCGCGTGCGCTTCGGTGACTTCGAGCAGTTCTCGTTCCCGGGTTGGAACAACGAGACGGTCCACGCGTACGTCGTGAAGCCGGTGAACTTCGACCCGAAGAAGAAGTACCCGCTGGCGTTCCTCATCCACGGCGGGCCGCAGGGCTCGTTCGGCAACCACTTCCATTACCGGTGGAACCCGCAGGTGTACGCGGGCCGTGGCTACGTGGCCGTGATGGTCGACTTCCACGGCTCCACCGGCTACGGGCAGGGCTTCACGGACTCCATCTCCGACGACTGGGGTGGCAAGCCGTTCGAGGACCTCCAGAAGGGCCTGGCCGCGGCGCTCAAGCGCTACAGCTTCATCAACCAGGACAAGATGTGCGCGCTGGGGGCCAGCTACGGCGGGTACATGATCAACTGGATCGCCGGTAACTGGCCGGACGGCTTCAAGTGCCTCGTGAACCACGACGGCATCCTCGACGAGCGCATGGGCTACTTCGACACCGAGGAGCTGTGGTTCCCGGAGTGGGAGCACAAGGGCACGCCGTGGGAGAACCCGGAGGGCTACCGCAAGCACAACCCGGTGGACCACGTGGCCAAGTGGAAGACGCCGATGATGGTCATCCACGGCGGCCAGGACTTCCGGGTGGTGGAGACGCAGGGCCTGGGCACCTTCACGGCGCTCCAGCGGAAGGGGATTCCCTCCAAGCTGCTCTACTTCCCGGAAGAGAACCACTGGGTGCTGCGCCCGGCCAACAGCGTGCAGTGGCACGACGAGGTCCTGGGCTGGCTGGACCAGTGGACGCGCAAGTAA
- the fliB gene encoding flagellin lysine-N-methylase, with protein MTATAPRYMTRFRCLAQDCEDTCCAGLVVPVSEDRLKRLRDAVAGGPDAERVDAFIRQEPGAAPGDEAVIAKREDGHCVFLDARKTCSLHRAYGEPALPDACATFPRVATRWSQGLEVTGSLACPEVARLCLLPEDALEPVSVSEDLALRPELARPVDGDEDNAWTRHAPAVRATALALLQHRELPFAARLFALGQLGLRLDGFYFQGTEVFRGAAREGADTLLSELLQTFSSPETLTALHGGFSSLALPGGPWAGICATVLKARRGAVRSERFLTLVDQVLASYGGEDLIPEDAWRIHEERRARLSPALAERVEQYFRHHAVNHWLRHAFTDAPRVLDYVFRMVLREAVLCWTLFGHPTVVALCAEPPSDTEAARSRLDAAAVECFQIIAKHVEQAPQLHSLAQGLAGSGGGETLGRMLVLLKGL; from the coding sequence ATGACCGCCACCGCGCCCCGATACATGACGCGCTTCAGGTGCCTCGCGCAGGACTGCGAGGACACCTGCTGCGCGGGGCTCGTGGTGCCGGTCAGCGAGGACCGATTGAAGCGCCTGCGCGACGCGGTGGCCGGTGGTCCGGACGCGGAGCGGGTGGACGCCTTCATTCGCCAAGAGCCCGGCGCCGCGCCCGGAGACGAGGCGGTCATCGCCAAGCGGGAAGACGGGCACTGCGTCTTCCTGGATGCGCGAAAGACGTGCTCCCTGCACCGGGCCTACGGTGAGCCCGCGCTTCCGGACGCCTGCGCCACGTTTCCACGCGTCGCCACGCGCTGGTCGCAAGGCTTGGAGGTGACGGGCTCACTCGCGTGTCCCGAAGTGGCCCGCCTGTGCCTGTTGCCGGAAGACGCCTTGGAGCCGGTGTCTGTCTCGGAGGACCTCGCGCTGAGGCCGGAGCTGGCGCGGCCTGTCGATGGTGACGAGGACAACGCCTGGACGCGGCATGCGCCGGCCGTGCGCGCCACCGCGCTGGCGTTGCTCCAACACCGTGAGCTGCCCTTCGCCGCGCGGCTGTTCGCGCTGGGCCAGTTGGGGCTTCGCCTGGATGGCTTCTACTTCCAGGGCACGGAGGTGTTTCGCGGTGCCGCGCGCGAGGGCGCCGACACGTTGCTGTCGGAGCTGCTGCAGACGTTCTCCTCGCCGGAGACGCTGACCGCGCTGCACGGGGGCTTCTCGTCCCTGGCCTTGCCCGGCGGTCCCTGGGCGGGCATCTGCGCCACCGTGCTCAAGGCGCGGCGGGGCGCGGTCCGGAGCGAACGGTTCCTCACGCTGGTGGACCAGGTGCTCGCGTCCTACGGCGGCGAGGACCTGATTCCCGAAGACGCCTGGCGGATTCACGAGGAGCGTCGCGCGCGGCTGTCGCCCGCCCTGGCCGAGCGGGTGGAGCAGTACTTCCGCCACCACGCGGTGAACCACTGGCTGCGCCACGCCTTCACGGACGCGCCCCGGGTGTTGGACTACGTGTTCCGCATGGTGCTCCGCGAGGCGGTCCTCTGCTGGACGCTCTTCGGCCACCCCACGGTGGTGGCGCTCTGCGCGGAGCCTCCGAGTGACACCGAGGCCGCGCGCTCGCGCTTGGACGCCGCCGCGGTGGAGTGCTTCCAAATCATCGCCAAGCACGTGGAGCAGGCGCCCCAGCTCCACTCCCTCGCGCAGGGGTTGGCGGGGAGTGGGGGCGGCGAGACGCTCGGCCGGATGCTCGTGTTGCTCAAGGGGCTCTGA